One stretch of Clostridia bacterium DNA includes these proteins:
- the fliI gene encoding flagellar protein export ATPase FliI: protein MLNFEKLKNRVNNANPLHFRGLVTEIIGLTIQSRGPRAGVGELVYIQSKQGVIPAEVVGFKSERTLLMPLGDLAGVAPGDLVTAVNQSFKVKVGPEIIGRVLDGLGRPLDNKGALKWESEYPLLESSPHPLKRKRITENLSLGIKVIDGLLTCGKGQRLGIFSGSGVGKSTLLGMIARNSSADVNVIALIGERGREVREFLENDLKAGIDRSVVVVASSDQPAIVRVKAAFLATALAEYFRDQGKDVILLMDSITRFAMAQREIGLAVGEPPATKGYTPSVFALLPRLLERAGTDVQGSITGLYTVLVEGDDFNEPISDAVRGILDGHLILSRALASLGHYPAVDVLNSISRVMLNIVDSEHQVAATKIKKLLAIYSEAKDLIDVGAYQKGSNLQIDLAICFIEQINQFLQQEIQEAFKSEQTIQILKDLYQEIIRKERDINV from the coding sequence ATGTTGAACTTTGAAAAATTAAAAAACAGAGTAAACAATGCTAACCCTTTACATTTTCGGGGCTTGGTTACCGAAATTATTGGTTTAACCATTCAGTCCCGGGGGCCGCGTGCGGGAGTTGGTGAGTTGGTATACATTCAAAGCAAACAGGGTGTTATTCCCGCTGAGGTAGTTGGTTTTAAAAGCGAAAGAACTTTATTAATGCCTTTGGGTGATTTAGCCGGGGTTGCTCCCGGTGATTTAGTAACTGCGGTTAATCAGTCTTTTAAAGTTAAAGTTGGGCCGGAAATTATAGGTCGTGTACTAGATGGTTTGGGACGTCCTTTGGATAATAAGGGTGCTTTAAAATGGGAAAGTGAGTATCCTTTGTTGGAATCTTCCCCCCATCCCTTAAAAAGAAAAAGAATTACGGAAAATTTATCTTTGGGTATAAAGGTTATTGATGGTCTTTTAACATGTGGCAAAGGGCAAAGGCTGGGTATTTTTTCGGGAAGTGGTGTGGGGAAAAGCACTCTTTTGGGAATGATTGCCCGCAATAGCAGTGCTGATGTTAATGTTATTGCTTTGATTGGTGAGCGAGGTCGTGAGGTGCGCGAGTTTTTGGAAAATGATTTAAAGGCCGGAATTGACCGATCGGTGGTGGTAGTGGCTTCTTCGGATCAACCGGCTATTGTAAGGGTAAAGGCGGCTTTTTTAGCTACAGCCCTTGCTGAATATTTTCGTGATCAAGGAAAAGACGTCATTTTACTTATGGATTCAATTACACGTTTTGCCATGGCCCAAAGGGAAATAGGTCTGGCTGTAGGTGAGCCGCCGGCCACAAAGGGATACACCCCCTCTGTTTTTGCTTTACTCCCTCGACTTTTGGAAAGAGCGGGTACAGATGTTCAAGGTAGTATTACGGGACTTTATACAGTTTTGGTGGAGGGAGATGACTTCAATGAACCTATCAGTGATGCTGTTCGAGGTATTTTGGATGGTCATTTGATTTTATCGCGTGCTTTGGCTTCTTTGGGTCATTACCCTGCTGTAGATGTTTTAAATAGTATTAGTCGTGTTATGTTGAATATTGTTGATTCGGAACATCAAGTTGCAGCCACAAAAATAAAAAAATTGTTAGCTATTTATTCCGAAGCAAAGGATTTAATTGATGTAGGGGCATATCAAAAAGGTAGTAATTTGCAAATTGATTTGGCAATTTGCTTTATTGAGCAGATTAATCAGTTTTTGCAACAGGAGATTCAGGAAGCTTTTAAAAGCGAACAAACTATACAAATATTAAAAGATTTATATCAGGAAATCATTAGAAAAGAGCGGGATATAAATGTTTAA
- the fliJ gene encoding flagellar export protein FliJ, with product MFKFRLAKVLRLREHKEKLCLEEVSRCLMALQTVEQKKMKLKQNMDKKEEEYRLSLEKIVSIERIVVYKNYLSLQKQKLLQLTAELETCRQKLTNAQAELRAAMKERKILTKLREKQQWRFRLVEKKKEENFLDELAINSSRRQSG from the coding sequence ATGTTTAAATTTAGATTAGCTAAGGTACTCCGTTTGCGTGAACATAAAGAAAAATTATGCCTAGAAGAAGTTAGTCGTTGTTTAATGGCTTTACAAACAGTTGAACAAAAAAAAATGAAATTAAAGCAAAATATGGATAAAAAAGAAGAGGAATATCGCCTTTCTTTGGAGAAAATTGTATCTATAGAAAGAATTGTTGTTTATAAAAATTATTTGAGTTTACAAAAACAAAAACTACTACAATTGACAGCTGAACTGGAAACTTGTCGGCAAAAATTGACTAATGCACAAGCGGAATTAAGGGCAGCTATGAAGGAAAGAAAAATATTAACGAAATTGCGGGAAAAGCAGCAATGGCGTTTTCGTTTGGTTGAAAAGAAAAAGGAGGAAAACTTTTTAGATGAATTAGCAATAA
- the fliG gene encoding flagellar motor switch protein FliG: protein MEKLQQLSGHQKASIFMIALGPEKSAEVMKYLNEEEVEQLTLGIAGMRNVDNLQMEKVAKEFTELYMAAHYVSQGGIEYAQEVLENALGTEKAIRIINRLSSNLQIKPFDFIRKTDSSQLLNFIQGEHAQTIALIMSYLEPQQAAAILSALPSERQTEVARRIAIMDSTSPEILREIENTLERKISSLGAQDYTSAGGINSIVEILNNVDRATEKTILETLEIQDPILAEEIKKLMFIFEDIIKMDDRSVQLVLREVDSKDLAMALKGAGEEVKDKIKKNMSRRAAEMLEEEIVFLGPVRLRDVEEAQQQIVTIIRQLEEAGEIIISRGEGDEIIE from the coding sequence TTGGAAAAATTACAACAGTTATCGGGGCATCAAAAAGCTTCTATTTTTATGATTGCTTTGGGACCCGAAAAATCCGCTGAAGTAATGAAGTATTTAAATGAAGAAGAAGTCGAACAACTCACTTTGGGAATTGCCGGTATGCGTAATGTTGATAATTTACAAATGGAAAAGGTAGCCAAAGAATTTACAGAGCTTTATATGGCTGCTCATTATGTTTCTCAAGGTGGCATTGAATATGCCCAAGAGGTTTTAGAAAACGCTTTGGGAACTGAAAAAGCTATCCGGATTATTAATCGTCTTTCTTCTAATTTACAAATAAAACCGTTTGATTTTATTAGAAAAACGGATTCTAGTCAGTTGTTAAATTTTATTCAGGGGGAACATGCCCAAACAATTGCCTTGATTATGTCTTATTTGGAACCCCAGCAAGCTGCGGCGATTTTATCAGCTTTACCTAGTGAACGCCAAACTGAAGTGGCCAGAAGAATCGCTATTATGGATAGTACTTCACCGGAAATACTGCGAGAAATAGAAAATACTTTGGAAAGAAAAATTAGTTCTTTGGGGGCTCAGGATTACACTAGTGCAGGTGGTATAAATTCTATAGTAGAAATTTTAAATAATGTTGATCGGGCCACTGAAAAAACAATTTTAGAAACCTTAGAAATTCAAGACCCTATTTTAGCCGAGGAAATTAAGAAGCTGATGTTTATTTTTGAAGATATCATTAAAATGGATGACCGCAGTGTGCAATTGGTTTTGCGTGAGGTTGATAGTAAGGATCTGGCAATGGCCCTCAAGGGTGCGGGTGAAGAAGTTAAAGATAAGATTAAAAAGAATATGTCTAGACGTGCGGCCGAGATGTTGGAGGAGGAAATTGTTTTCCTAGGTCCAGTGCGCCTTCGTGATGTAGAAGAAGCACAACAGCAAATTGTGACGATAATACGTCAACTTGAGGAGGCCGGTGAAATAATCATTTCCCGTGGTGAGGGAGATGAGATTATTGAGTAA